From a single Microbacterium terrisoli genomic region:
- a CDS encoding spermidine/putrescine ABC transporter substrate-binding protein has translation MERSLETQVSQAVDAWLRWLPRWEPATHRGRVAVCRRCLGSPVLSAAGLGADVPHAVQHGLSTRIKTIVDHAVADYTARNLPMLQDELDQQAERNRARSYRPGEGLEPEYEGLPLDPDPLPGAPFLFTLSGMADAADAEVPALPPLSDEAKAALRQEVGLADEYANMVGREVCAVLLHHRLRIQTAVAEHVEPQIAALLEDLTRSLDSPFDSSE, from the coding sequence GTGGAGCGGTCGCTGGAAACCCAGGTCAGCCAGGCAGTCGACGCCTGGCTGCGGTGGCTCCCACGGTGGGAGCCGGCAACGCACCGGGGGCGTGTCGCCGTCTGCCGGCGCTGTCTCGGCTCGCCCGTGCTCTCGGCGGCGGGATTGGGAGCGGACGTTCCGCACGCCGTGCAGCACGGACTGTCCACCCGGATCAAGACGATCGTGGACCATGCGGTCGCCGATTACACGGCGCGCAACCTCCCCATGCTGCAAGACGAGCTCGATCAGCAGGCCGAGCGCAACCGTGCGCGCAGCTATCGCCCCGGCGAGGGGCTCGAGCCCGAGTACGAGGGCCTGCCACTGGATCCCGACCCGCTGCCGGGCGCCCCGTTCCTGTTCACCCTGTCGGGCATGGCCGATGCCGCCGACGCCGAAGTGCCGGCGCTGCCGCCCCTGAGCGATGAGGCCAAAGCCGCCCTGCGTCAGGAGGTGGGACTGGCCGACGAGTACGCGAACATGGTGGGCCGCGAGGTGTGCGCGGTGCTGCTGCACCATCGCCTGCGCATCCAGACCGCGGTCGCCGAGCATGTCGAGCCGCAGATCGCGGCGCTGCTGGAGGACCTGACCCGCTCGCTGGACTCACCTTTCGACTCGTCCGAGTGA
- a CDS encoding serine/threonine-protein kinase, with the protein MPKRLPADPPVLAGLTYVRPLGSGGFADVFLYAQDMPRRQVAVKVLPTGVHDAEVLRMFNAEADVLAHLSAHPSIVTVYQAGLSADGRPYIVMEYCPGSLAQRYRRERIPVDEALTIGVKMASALESAHRAGLVHRDIKPSNILITTFGSPVLADFGISSSLAPHSGEEVLAMSVPWSAPEVISEQSSGTIASEVWSLGATVYSLLAGHSPFERHEPGQNTREQLRRRIQRAAYPRMSRVDVPSGVEQVLSTAMARNPADRYPNALAFAQALRDAQHAMGFSPTPLEVAVEEWVPGDQSVDFSDASSRGAQVTSVAHQSRRRESEHASLTSRAREEDTGITQASAAPARRIWPWVVVAAVAVVAAALVVAAVLSGGWV; encoded by the coding sequence ATGCCCAAACGCCTGCCCGCCGACCCTCCCGTGCTGGCGGGACTGACGTATGTCCGCCCGCTCGGATCCGGCGGGTTCGCCGATGTCTTCCTCTATGCGCAGGACATGCCCCGCCGCCAGGTCGCCGTGAAGGTCCTGCCTACCGGCGTGCACGACGCCGAGGTGCTGCGCATGTTCAACGCCGAGGCCGACGTGCTCGCGCACCTGTCGGCCCACCCGTCGATCGTCACGGTGTACCAGGCCGGGCTGTCGGCCGACGGGCGCCCCTACATCGTCATGGAGTACTGCCCCGGCTCGCTCGCCCAGCGCTACCGGCGCGAGCGCATCCCGGTGGACGAGGCCCTCACGATCGGCGTGAAGATGGCCAGCGCGCTCGAGTCCGCGCACCGGGCAGGGCTGGTGCATCGCGACATCAAGCCCAGCAACATCCTCATCACGACGTTCGGCTCGCCGGTGCTGGCCGATTTCGGCATCTCGTCGTCGCTGGCTCCCCACTCCGGCGAAGAAGTGCTCGCGATGAGCGTGCCGTGGAGCGCCCCGGAGGTGATCAGCGAGCAGAGCTCGGGCACGATCGCCAGCGAGGTGTGGAGCCTGGGTGCGACGGTGTATTCGCTGCTGGCCGGGCACAGTCCGTTCGAACGGCATGAGCCGGGGCAGAACACGCGCGAGCAGCTGCGGCGCCGCATCCAGCGCGCGGCGTATCCGCGGATGAGTCGCGTGGATGTGCCCTCCGGCGTCGAACAGGTGCTGTCCACCGCGATGGCGCGCAACCCCGCCGACCGCTATCCGAACGCACTCGCGTTCGCGCAGGCGCTGCGCGACGCCCAGCATGCGATGGGGTTCTCTCCGACACCGCTGGAAGTGGCCGTCGAGGAATGGGTGCCCGGCGACCAGTCGGTGGATTTCTCGGATGCCTCGTCCCGCGGCGCCCAGGTCACCTCGGTCGCCCATCAATCACGACGGCGCGAGAGCGAGCACGCGTCGTTGACTTCGCGCGCGCGTGAAGAAGACACCGGCATCACACAGGCCTCCGCTGCGCCCGCACGCCGGATCTGGCCGTGGGTCGTGGTGGCCGCCGTCGCCGTGGTCGCCGCGGCCCTGGTGGTCGCCGCCGTCCTGTCCGGAGGCTGGGTCTGA